A window of Eucalyptus grandis isolate ANBG69807.140 chromosome 4, ASM1654582v1, whole genome shotgun sequence genomic DNA:
CCACCATCTGCTGTTGCTGTCTCGCCGTCGCACCCGCCGGCGTGAGCTACGGCCGTCTTGCTGCGTGCGGCCGCGGATCCCCTTGTCACGGCCAGCCCCGTCGAAGGTAAGGAGCAGAGGCCCCACGGTGGCCTTCGGTGACCATCGACAAcggacggcgacgacggcggctgGCCCTGCTGGGTGTTGGGTTGTCGAAAGGCCGGTGTAGCATCGGCGGAGGCCGGCGGCTGGGCGTTGACGGGCGGCGTCGTCCGTCACGGCCGCTGAGCCCCGAAGGCAGCTGCGGCTGCAAAGTCGGAAGCCGGGTCGGCGCACGGGTCTGACCGGGTAGGGTTTGGCTTCAAAACGGGCCGGGTTCGGGTCTTTCTTTGGCTGGGTCTCTGCAGGTCGATTGGGCCGGTTGCGTGCGGGCTGGCTCGCGCGGGCTTGAAAGTAGGTGTCCCTTTTTTGGGCAGGAAAGAAATTCTGGGCCCGGCCCATATCTCAGGCCCGTCCGGGCCGGTAGATGGCCGTTCGGGCCGCGAACCGGGTCCGACCCAACTCGGGGGTCCGACCCAGgtcattttaatattattataataataataaataatgttcagaaaatcaaaataataatttattttccaaaaaatcaagaaaataaagaatctcatatttttccaaaaaagccaaaaagtcagaaaaagcaaaaaaaaaaaaagatttacattttcccaaaaagaccaaaaaaaccaaaaaaaaaaaaaaagttcaaaaaggtTTTTTCCTCCAGAGGTGCATAGAACAAAATTAGGTATTGAAAGAATATtagtgattaattagtgtaatcaagttctcaaTCATAATTTCTTTGATTTCGTAGAAGTGAATATTACTCTCAAAATTTCGtttgggtttctaattaacTCATTTCCAAATAGATTAGTCTTATTTTAAAATCTACTTATAGATTAAATTATCAAATCATTAAATAGTGAATTGGTGGGTTTCAGAGAGCCGGGGTTAGCCTAATAAACCTTGTCGAACCATTAGCCTCTGTAGGCGTCTGCAACTAATTGCAAGCAtcgaaaaaagaggtcgtgacaaagACACAATCCGTATTGGAGGATGTAGGTTGACTCGAACAATTTTGAAAGTGTGACCGAGTATGCCATAGTTTATTGTTGAAATAAGTGTCGGAGATATTTAGGCGAAATAAAAAAGGACTTTGTTAACTAGAAAAAGTCGATCAGCCTTAGGAAAACTGCATAGATTGCTTAAAAAGTGCTCCAGAGTACTCGACGATGAAGTCGATAGAAAATATGCAGCACTGTATGCAAACGAACCCGCCTCCTTGAGAACTGCCCGGTCGAATATATTTATGCAAGACCAGAAACATTTTTCTCTTAATCAACATGACTTCATTTTCTGGTTTGACTGACCTGAAGAACCAATAGATAACAGGAATTCTTTCTCATATTACAAACAAAAGCAGCACAAACTCTTTTTGAACCCAGGTCTAATTGAGTAGATGCTTAAAACATGATTGATACTTGCAGGATGTTTTTATTCGTAGAACTGAAATGAAGAGTCTTGAGATTCTAATAGAAGTTCTAACTCAACATGTAGAGCTCTGGAGAGGACAATCTCGGCTTGGGAATGGCGACTAAGGGCTTCATTTTCTTGACCACAAGCCCGAACTTCTCCAATAAATCCAGCTCCACTCCTTGCGGGAGTTCCCACTCGAATGAATGCAAAAGAGACGCCAAAATATATGGTAGCATCCTCTCTGCCAGTGCAAGCCCTGCACACACCCTTCGACCAGAACCAAAGGGCATGTACGTGAAGTTGTTGCCGGAGAGATCATACTCGTTGGGATCTTCCAAGAACCTCTCGGGTCTAAACTCCAACGGTCTGTCCCAAATCTTGGGGTCTCTCTGGATGTAACCCACGTTCAAGAACACGTTGCTGCCCTTCGGAATCATGTAACCCCCGACGACACAGGAAGCATGTGGGGTCCGCGGCAACAGTAATGGCCCAGCTGGGTGCAAGCGCAATGCCTCCTTGATGACTGCGTTGAGGTACTTTAATTTGGGCAAGTGATGCTCTTCGACCATCTCATCCTCCCCCACGACTTCCATTAATTCGTGGACTACTTTGTTCATCACATCTCGGTTCTGCATCAACTCTGTCATCGCCCACTCcaccattgttgaagttgtaTCAGTTCCACCGACCACGATGTCCTATTCCACACATTCAAAATTTCATCAGAAAGACTAAATTGTTGTGATGTTTGATATAGCTGAATATTTGATGAAGCACTGTAATATAAAAGAATTGAGTTCTGATCAGGAGCTTTTTGTAATATAGCGGGCAAGGTTGGAAGCAGCCTAACTTAGACGATAGGATACAAAAAAGGAGCTATGGAAAGAGAACTCAGGTGCGACATGATATGTTCAATTTCGGACGAAAAGTGGTGTGGTATAATGGAAACATCTTTGCAATATATATCAACTTTGCTATATTCGTTTCAGCATTGCATAGGGGGTTGGAAAATATTAAGGCAATTTCGGGTTAACAtagatttgaaaataattttcatactCTAGTAATAATCGCTTGACAATAACTTGTGATTATGGTGGCcaaaatatgaaatgaattctaCTTACAACGGAGTCGCATAAGAGGATTGACCATAATTTGTGGTGCATCAGGTCACTAAGTAGTCAGGTATATTCGTATAATAACTAGTCACCTGGCTTAATAAACTTACCGTTAGAATGGCTTTGAGTGTTCCATCCTTGTCCATTGGTGACTGGTTATCTTCAAGATCCATCTCCATGTCCAGGACAATCTGCAAAAAGTCCTGTTTTTGATCATTGCGCTtcgattcttcttcctcctgctTGAAGTTTTCAATTGTTCTCTCTTGGGTGGCACAATCGACAACAGACTGAATAAAAGCATCAAGCCACTGATGCACCCTTCTCATGTCCCTTTCCACTCCTTGCAGGTCAAACCATGCAAGTGCTGGGAAAAAGTCCGAAACATTTGGACTACCTAAGAGCACCGTCATTTTTGCCGTCACCTCTCGAAACTCTGCGTCCATGGTCTCGCGCTTCTCCCCCGTAAGTGTCCTTCCCCACAGCATCGCCATCACTGCGTTAACCAAGATCAGAATGGCCCACTCGCCAATATCCACTGGCACCCCGGATTTTCTGTACAGCTCGCTCAAACCTTTCCTGACCTCCTGCCTTCTCAAATCGTAACAGGCATCAAGGCTCGCATTGCTCATTAAATGCCGTACGAACAGTTTGCGGAGATTCCTCCAATAAGGCCCCAGGCTTGAGAAGACAACATCCCTTGCGCCGTATGTTGCGATGGTAACAGCAATGTTTGGGTCGCGATTGGCGAATGTCATGTCTTGGTCCCGCACGATTTCTTTGGCCAGCGATGAGGAGTTAACCACCACATATAACTTGCTTCCGAGCTGCAGTTTGTAGATGGGGCCGTAGGTCTCAGCCAACTCAGCAAACTTCCGATAGAGATCAGTCCCCACGAATGGGAGGTACCCGAGAAACGGCAAGCCTCTGGGCCCCGGCAGCGTTGGAGCAGTTGCGTTTTTCCGTCTCCTGGACAAACAGAAAAAACTAAGAGCTGTTATTGCTATGGCAAGCAGTGTTGTAGTAGCTCTAGGAATTGCATCATGCGCTTCACTGGCATGCCACAACCACAGCCAGGCGCCTTCGGAGTATCCCTTCGACATTTCAGCTTGTGACGACGGGAAGAGCACTGGTGGAGCTAGACTGAGGAAGTTGCTAGCCACACTAAACGTAGGTGGTCTTTCTGATGGGAGTATTTCAAAGTAAAACACTCACAACTCACACAAAAGGAGATAGATAGGCTTTTCGTTTGACTAACCTTGACAAGAACAATTACAAGACTCCCCTATTTATAAACTTGTTATATGACTTTTCCTATTAAATGACTACAAATGTAACTAGTGTTCTAAGGAGATGAAATCCCAGGAACTTACAAAAGATTGATTACTCCTAGAATCACGAACAATCACAACCTGGAAATACGAATAGACAACTCAAAAGTAACTATTTAACTTGGGCACCAAACAATCATCGGTATCAATTCTAAAATATTAGCAATGAGATAACCAATTGACAACCCGTTAATATCGGCAACTTCTCCATTCACATTGGCAACTTGGTAGTAGATCGATAATCTCGACATCAATGACATTTTTGAATTTGCTTTAATTCCTAACACTTTCTAGGGACGGTTTGGTATATAGGAAAGGCCAGTAAGGAAAGACAATGGTTCTAGTTATAAAAACCAACACACAAACAATCATTGCATGtaactaataatttttcatagtgcattagaagtcttaaaacttgttttCATAGTGCattagaagtcttaaaacttgtcatgaaagtgcaattaagttctaaaatttttaaaaagtgcaataggGTCCTAGAACTTTAAAAAATGCTATCAAGAAGGACTTGATTcgattaatttgacaagttttaaaaaatgCTATCAAAAAGTACAACAGGGAACGGCTTCTGGTTAGCTAAGCCACATGGGTGGATGCCGCCCTTGCTATTGACTAGGTTTAAATAGACTATATTAACgagaaaaatcaattagtaAATGGAAAGCTGCAATAATTGCTTGGAAGTGTTTCAGAATACTCAACGATAAAATCAACAGAAATCATGCAGTGCCCGGCGCAATCGGCCCGCCTCCTTGATTCTCCCTAGTTGAATATATACGCAAGGTTGATGTCacgattttgaattttatatgcCATCTGGTAATGAAGAGTTACCGCAATGATATCTGGAGTCCGAGGACTGCTAGTAATCTATAGTTAGATCTTCAACGTCATGCAAGCCTTGGATTCGAAAGAGCCATGTTGAAATTTGGAAACAGAGTCCCCAACACAGTTCCATTATTTGGAGTTGGCTCTATTGTACCAATACAAGCGTATTGGTAATCAAGAAAATGAGTGTCCAGGAGTGCCATTCTTGCCACAACAAGCAATCTTATTCAGCCATGCAAACGGAGGGTAAGGCGACTTGCTCCAAAGTAAAGATGAGTGAATCCATGTTATGTCCATTGACGAGGAAATTTACAAGGGATCTTAAGTGTAACAAACTGTTATTACCGAGTAGTGGGAACGAATAGTCTTTCTTCCATCACAAACAAAAGCAGCACAAATTGTTTCCAGCCTGGGTTTCGTACACGAACCCTCACTTGCTGGTACTTGGCTGTTTGTCTGAACTAGGAAGCATGGACACTCTTGAGGTGTCTCCATGTCGGTGTCAAACGTGTGTTAGACGCATCGGACACCTACACCTATTCAACACTTGACCAACATGTGGTCAACATGCATCAAACATTCAGCATGTGATCAGTGCTTAGGACATGCCAGTGACACGCGAGTCCATTATCTCGACAttctaataattaattaattatttataattttgaattaaattaactttattgaaataatataaaaatgataatttatcatttatgtataaaaatatacattaatatataatgtgtcttAACGAGTTGGAATTCTCTATTAGAATTCTTTGAGAAATGACGTATTGTTTTGTGTGGTGTTGTTGTTGGTGCTACTTAGTAGTTAAGTAGATGCTTGAAACATTATTGATACTGGCAAGATACTTTTACTTCGTAGAACTGAAATGAAGAGTCGT
This region includes:
- the LOC120292456 gene encoding flavonoid 3'-monooxygenase CYP75B137-like, which gives rise to MVEWAMTELMQNRDVMNKVVHELMEVVGEDEMVEEHHLPKLKYLNAVIKEALRLHPAGPLLLPRTPHASCVVGGYMIPKGSNVFLNVGYIQRDPKIWDRPLEFRPERFLEDPNEYDLSGNNFTYMPFGSGRRVCAGLALAERMLPYILASLLHSFEWELPQGVELDLLEKFGLVVKKMKPLVAIPKPRLSSPELYMLS
- the LOC104442510 gene encoding flavonoid 3'-monooxygenase CYP75B137, with protein sequence MSKGYSEGAWLWLWHASEAHDAIPRATTTLLAIAITALSFFCLSRRRKNATAPTLPGPRGLPFLGYLPFVGTDLYRKFAELAETYGPIYKLQLGSKLYVVVNSSSLAKEIVRDQDMTFANRDPNIAVTIATYGARDVVFSSLGPYWRNLRKLFVRHLMSNASLDACYDLRRQEVRKGLSELYRKSGVPVDIGEWAILILVNAVMAMLWGRTLTGEKRETMDAEFREVTAKMTVLLGSPNVSDFFPALAWFDLQGVERDMRRVHQWLDAFIQSVVDCATQERTIENFKQEEEESKRNDQKQDFLQIVLDMEMDLEDNQSPMDKDGTLKAILTVSLLSQVTSYYTNIPDYLVT